In the genome of Candidatus Zixiibacteriota bacterium, the window TCACCACCTTCGCTTTGGGTTGCAGGATCGACTCGCGAATGTAGTTCTCATCGACCAGTAGCTGTGCGCCGTCGGTCATCTGTTCCCGCTGTCCGAACCGGCCCTTGAACGACGGCCCCACCAACCGCGTTCCATCGACGCTATGGCAGGTGAAGCAAGCCTTACTCTTGTACAGTTGCGCGCCGTATTCCTCCGGCGTGAGCCCAGTCCCGAGCTGGGCGTTCGCATCCTGCCACGCCAGGTACTCGCGGTCCGACACCACTCTAACTTTCCCCAGCATCTCGGAGTGCCCTTTGCCGCAAAATTCCGTACAGAACATGTCGTAGGTTCCCGCTTTGGTGGCCTCGAACCAGGTGATGGTGTACCGGTTCGGCAGCACGTCCTGCTTGATACGGAAATTGGGTACGAAACAGCTATGGATGACATCACGCGATGACATCAACAACTTCACCGGCTTCCCCAGCGGCACTACCAGATCGTTGACACTGTTGGCGCCGGTCGGGTAATCGAACGTCCAGAACCATTTCTGCGCGGTCACCTTGATCTCGAGCGCGTCTTTCGGGGCCACATGCATCTTGATGAACGTTTTGAATCCCCAGACGAACACGATCATCACGAGGATCGTGGGAATGACCGTCCAGATGATCTCAAGCGGCGTGTTGTGAGTGGCAGCCGCGTTCAGCCGGTCCGCGCCGCGCCGACGATATCGCCAGCTGAAATACAGGATACCGGCCGCCACGATGGCGAACATCGCGATGCTGCCGTACAGGATGAAGTGAAAGAGCGGGTCCACCTCACCGGCAATCGTCGAATTCGCCGGCGGGAGCCACAGAGTCCCGGTGCTATCCATGACTTACTTCTCTCTCCTCATCACGGAATCAATGCGGCCGCCTGACCGCCAGGTGAACCGGTCTTGGCGCCGACCTCTCCCGGCGCCAAAGGATAAACAGTGCCAAGCCCAGGAGCAGCGCTGTCAACCCACCCCCGACCTTCATAACATTCTCCGCAAACAGGACATACCCTTTAGCCTGCGGGTCGTAATGATAGCAATAGAGTATAAGCCTATCGAGCGTGCTGCCGGTCTTCCCCTCCGATGCCTCCAGCAGTGCCAGCTTCAGGTCTCGCGGGTTGTACTCGATCCCGTAGAGATATCGCGAGATCGTGCCGTCCGGCGTCAGGATGAATGTCGCAGCCGTATGAACAAATTCTTTCGACTCGCTGTCGTAGCGATAATGAAACCCGAGCGATTCAGCCAGTGCCTTGGAATTCGCCTCCGTCCCGACCAGGAAGCTCCAGCCGGCTTCGGCCTCCGGTCGTGACAGTTCGGTCAGATAGCTCAACTTCTTGGCAGCCGCCAGGTCATAGGTCTCCCGTGGATTGATACTGATCGCCACCATCCGGAACTGCTCTCCCGGTATCCAGCCGATCTGTTTCACGGCATTCGTGACACCGTTG includes:
- the coxB gene encoding cytochrome c oxidase subunit II, with product MDSTGTLWLPPANSTIAGEVDPLFHFILYGSIAMFAIVAAGILYFSWRYRRRGADRLNAAATHNTPLEIIWTVIPTILVMIVFVWGFKTFIKMHVAPKDALEIKVTAQKWFWTFDYPTGANSVNDLVVPLGKPVKLLMSSRDVIHSCFVPNFRIKQDVLPNRYTITWFEATKAGTYDMFCTEFCGKGHSEMLGKVRVVSDREYLAWQDANAQLGTGLTPEEYGAQLYKSKACFTCHSVDGTRLVGPSFKGRFGQREQMTDGAQLLVDENYIRESILQPKAKVVTGYDPVMPTYQGVLKDQQIDALIAYIKSLK
- a CDS encoding SCO family protein, which codes for MWTERDINRPDLSLIALATLVLAGSVAGQVVLDNPPEFAGVGIEEHLGEKLPLDLAFTDDHGRPVTLQEFLGQGKPVVLNMVYYQCPMLCNLVLNGVTNAVKQIGWIPGEQFRMVAISINPRETYDLAAAKKLSYLTELSRPEAEAGWSFLVGTEANSKALAESLGFHYRYDSESKEFVHTAATFILTPDGTISRYLYGIEYNPRDLKLALLEASEGKTGSTLDRLILYCYHYDPQAKGYVLFAENVMKVGGGLTALLLGLALFILWRRERSAPRPVHLAVRRPH